In Lysinibacillus sp. FSL M8-0337, the following proteins share a genomic window:
- a CDS encoding PLD nuclease N-terminal domain-containing protein: protein MEELANIPWAVIAPLIGVQIILVIVALIDLSKIHATNGPKILWVLIILFINLLGPIAYFIVGRKQS, encoded by the coding sequence ATGGAGGAATTAGCAAATATCCCTTGGGCGGTAATAGCGCCACTAATCGGCGTACAAATTATTTTAGTCATTGTTGCATTAATTGATCTTAGTAAAATTCATGCAACGAATGGACCGAAAATTTTATGGGTATTGATAATATTATTTATTAATCTACTTGGACCAATAGCATATTTTATCGTTGGGAGAAAACAATCATGA
- a CDS encoding dual specificity protein phosphatase family protein produces MEKNYDVLVKDRLFFGGAQDAEAAYSNEQVDVVIDVRVNGLTELEQQAAHYNYNHLPIADEEAQVAQSIDAVAKKIVAAYESGQKVYFHCGSGGGRAGVAATAVLMELGLADSLEEAEVAVKKARSQVTIRPNMATALKKLYEK; encoded by the coding sequence ATGGAAAAAAACTATGATGTGTTAGTGAAAGATCGATTATTTTTTGGTGGTGCGCAGGATGCTGAAGCGGCTTATTCAAATGAGCAGGTAGATGTTGTCATTGATGTTCGAGTAAATGGATTAACTGAACTAGAACAGCAAGCAGCACACTATAACTACAACCATCTGCCTATCGCTGATGAAGAAGCACAAGTAGCTCAATCTATTGACGCAGTAGCGAAAAAAATAGTCGCTGCCTACGAATCTGGACAGAAGGTTTACTTCCATTGTGGAAGTGGGGGTGGACGAGCAGGTGTAGCTGCAACGGCTGTGTTAATGGAACTTGGCTTAGCTGATTCTTTGGAGGAAGCGGAGGTAGCCGTTAAAAAGGCTCGTTCCCAAGTAACGATACGCCCAAATATGGCTACTGCTTTAAAGAAATTGTATGAAAAGTAG
- a CDS encoding ABC transporter ATP-binding protein, translating to MTTLLQVTGLTKRFAEKTVVDAIDFVLEEHTSTALIGPNGAGKTTTLSMLTGLLRPSFGSVNMVGGDLRANIGFLPQYPQFHPWLSALEFTEMVAKLSGVSAKKAKQEAQKTLEFVGLGNDLHKKIATFSGGMKQRLGISQAIVHKPKLLLLDEPVSALDPVGRREVLDLLKGLQQQTTILYSTHILNDAEEMTDQLLFLRDGKLVEQGTLREVRQRYDEPNYVVEFSTVEEAQYFVSQSTFKCTVNGCYVSVAIQEDKPSMQQLLESLTAYPYLVRNVARQTASLEEIFMKVAKRV from the coding sequence ATGACTACATTACTACAGGTAACAGGGTTGACGAAGCGTTTTGCTGAAAAAACTGTAGTGGATGCCATTGATTTTGTTCTGGAAGAGCATACCTCTACAGCGTTAATTGGACCAAATGGAGCAGGAAAGACAACAACCTTATCCATGTTAACAGGTTTATTAAGACCCTCTTTCGGAAGTGTAAATATGGTGGGGGGAGATTTACGAGCAAATATTGGGTTTTTACCGCAATATCCACAATTTCATCCGTGGTTAAGTGCATTAGAGTTTACGGAAATGGTTGCGAAGTTAAGCGGTGTATCCGCTAAAAAGGCAAAGCAGGAAGCTCAAAAAACATTAGAATTTGTCGGCTTAGGAAATGATCTTCATAAAAAAATTGCAACGTTTTCCGGTGGGATGAAACAACGGTTAGGTATTTCCCAGGCAATTGTCCATAAGCCTAAACTACTGTTGTTAGATGAACCAGTATCTGCTTTAGACCCTGTTGGACGTAGGGAAGTACTTGATTTATTAAAAGGTTTACAGCAGCAGACGACGATTTTATATTCCACACATATTTTAAATGATGCGGAAGAGATGACAGACCAGTTATTATTTTTGCGTGATGGCAAACTTGTCGAACAAGGGACATTACGTGAAGTACGCCAACGTTATGATGAGCCAAATTATGTAGTAGAGTTTAGCACAGTGGAAGAGGCGCAGTATTTTGTCAGTCAATCTACATTTAAATGTACAGTCAATGGTTGCTATGTGTCTGTAGCCATTCAAGAAGATAAACCGAGCATGCAGCAATTGCTTGAAAGCCTTACTGCTTATCCGTATTTAGTGCGAAATGTTGCACGTCAAACGGCATCGCTCGAAGAAATTTTTATGAAGGTGGCGAAACGAGTATGA
- a CDS encoding ABC transporter permease subunit codes for MSGMNVLLQKEFREAWRSRKFLWIPLVFALLGMSEPLTNYYMMDILEAVGNMPEGFEMLMPELVPADLLLATISQFQLIGLLVLMASFVGAISKERSNGTATLLYVRPISFASFFISKFIVISAVGFVSIVAGFTASVYYTIVLYGTFEVDTLLASIGTYFIWVLFVLALTLMMSAAFKTTVAATAAFIIIFIGQIIDGLVGTFWTISPWKLPLYGVQLIRGTMEMPDYWWSLVMTVVLICVCMSIGVFSMKKNASLTKI; via the coding sequence ATGAGTGGTATGAACGTACTTCTTCAGAAGGAATTCCGAGAAGCGTGGCGTAGTAGAAAGTTTTTATGGATTCCACTTGTTTTCGCACTTTTAGGTATGAGTGAACCACTAACTAACTATTATATGATGGATATTCTAGAAGCGGTTGGCAATATGCCTGAAGGTTTTGAAATGTTGATGCCAGAATTAGTACCAGCCGATCTGTTACTTGCAACAATTAGTCAGTTTCAACTAATTGGTTTACTGGTACTGATGGCTTCTTTTGTAGGGGCTATTAGTAAGGAGCGTTCAAATGGAACAGCCACCTTATTATATGTACGACCTATTTCATTTGCTTCTTTTTTTATAAGTAAGTTTATTGTGATCAGCGCAGTTGGCTTTGTTAGTATAGTGGCGGGGTTTACAGCAAGTGTGTACTATACGATTGTGCTGTATGGAACATTTGAAGTTGATACGCTTTTGGCAAGTATCGGTACGTATTTTATATGGGTATTATTTGTCTTAGCATTAACGTTAATGATGAGCGCTGCATTTAAAACAACTGTTGCGGCAACAGCTGCATTTATTATTATTTTTATTGGTCAAATTATTGATGGGCTTGTAGGTACGTTTTGGACTATATCACCTTGGAAATTACCACTATACGGTGTTCAGCTTATTCGTGGCACGATGGAGATGCCCGATTATTGGTGGAGCCTAGTTATGACAGTTGTTCTTATATGTGTGTGTATGAGTATCGGTGTTTTTTCAATGAAGAAAAATGCATCATTGACGAAAATATAA